The Hemibagrus wyckioides isolate EC202008001 linkage group LG15, SWU_Hwy_1.0, whole genome shotgun sequence genome window below encodes:
- the irx7 gene encoding iroquois homeobox 7, with translation MPASPNGFGHYFVDRNVSMPGGYQMLGCAPGVQQPPPHLAAMAGMPVPFSGIPGYTFIPFPHAGHMSHMGSSYDLKAASPYHQALLSRGGAYFSPYRPVVTDEPGRVAKVASRESTGALKAWLSEHLKNPYPTKGEKIMLAIVTKMSLTQVSTWFANARRRLKKENRVSWASKAKSDEDEEADESEAEEEDEEDGSSQKDRCSDDEVDIDTQIVDVEEELSAPESESPRPAEERLTEQPDESDTSGSVAVTTGNSEARCESSNKECKESANGQKPKIWSLAETATSETPVKKSNEHCQDFSKWWANWPSRNSYFPASYSAHFLPQSQLNC, from the exons ATGCCTGCTTCTCCAAACGGATTTGGTCACTACTTTGTGGACAGAAACGTCTCCATGCCTGGTGGATATCAGATGCTGGGCTGTGCGCCGGGGGTACAGCAGCCTCCTCCTCACCTTGCTGCCATGGCCGGGATGCCTGTGCCTTTTTCAGGAATACCGGGATACACTTTCATTCCGTTCCCACATGCTGGACACATGTCACACATG gGGAGCTCTTATGACCTGAAAGCCGCATCACCCTATCACCAGGCTCTGCTGAGCCGCGGAGGTGCGTATTTCTCTCCGTACAGACCGGTGGTCACGGATGAGCCAGGACGCGTGGCCAAAGTAGCGAGCAGGGAAAGCACTGGCGCGCTGAAAGCCTGGCTCAGCGAGCACCTGAAGAACCCGTACCCCACAAAGGGCGAGAAGATCATGCTGGCCATCGTCACCAAGATGAGCCTAACACAAGTGTCTACCTGGTTCGCCAACGCGCGCCGACGCCTCAAAAAGGAGAACCGCGTCAGCTGGGCGTCCAAAGCCAAGAGCGACGAGGATGAGGAGGCTGATGAGAGCGaggcagaagaagaagatgaggaagatggcTCTTCGCAGAAAGATCGATGCTCGGACGATGAGGTCGACATCGATACTCAGATTGTTGACGTTGAGGAGGAGTTGAGCGCACCGGAGAGCGAGTCTCCGCGCCCGGCTGAAGAGCGCCTAACGGAACAGCCCGACGAGAGTGACACTTCCGGCTCCGTGGCCGTTACTACCGGAAACAGCGAGGCCAGGTGTGAATCGTCGAATAAGGAGTGTAAAGAAAGTGCTAATGGACAGAAACCGAAAATCTGGTCTCTGGCAGAGACAGCTACTTCCGAAACCCCGGTAAAGAAGAGCAATGAGCATTGCCAAGATTTTAGCAAATGGTGGGCAAACTGGCCGTCCAGGAACAGTTACTTCCCTGCAAGCTACTCTGCACACTTCCTTCCACAAAGCCAGTTAAACTGTTAA
- the cd40 gene encoding tumor necrosis factor receptor superfamily member 5, which yields MHLQTVFVLLVLSVITAESCDTETQYMKDNKCCMLCVPGTRMKFPDCNDPVCEECEDGAYQENYNKDSQCKRQQICDRNLNLEKQLQSKKKYTPCKCIDDHHCASVDCVSCVKNTVCKAGEKMTRNGTQMSDRVCEACPIGTFSDHDSALTCQPWTECSSGFTEVAPGSSTSNRICEVNKRLTIITPVVIFIALVMLMAVGLCVVYKKGRTGSISFVQKLQTCCTKHTHTHIAAEDNVYIEKENGQEQQPRNQPQEDTEDLLKLETSLVPGISENGLPVIQDHSKSFLFSETETEPESISVRL from the exons ATGCATCTTCAAACCGTCTTTGTTCTCCTG GTTTTGTCTGTCATCACGGCAGAGTCCTGCGATACGGAGACACAGTACATGAAGGATAATAAGTGCTGTATGCTGTGTGTGCCAG GTACAAGGATGAAATTCCCGGACTGTAATGAcccagtgtgtgaggagtgtgaagatGGAGCATATCAGGAAAATTACAATAAAGACTCTCAGTGCAAACGCCAACAAATCTGCGACCGCA ACCTCAATTTGGAGAAACAATTACAAAGCAAGAAAAAATACACTCCATGCAAGTGTATTGATGATCATCACTGCGCCAGTGTAGACTGTGTTTCGTGTGTGAAAAACACAGTATGCAAAGCAGGCGAGAAAATGACCAGAAATG GCACCCAAATGTCAGACAGGGTGTGTGAAGCCTGTCCTATTGGGACATTTTCCGACCATGACTCAGCTCTAACCTGCCAGCCTTGGACAGA ATGTTCTTCAGGATTCACAGAAGTTGCTCCAGGCTCGTCTACATCCAACAGAATCTGTG AGGTGAACAAGAGGCTTACTATAATCACGCCTGTGGTTATTTTTATTGCGCTGGTCATGCTTATGGCTGTGGGTTTATGCGTTGTTTATAAAAAAG GGAGAACAGGATCTATATCCTTCGTGCAAAAG TTACAGACATGCTGCACCAaacatactcatactcatataGCTGCTGAAGACAATGTGTatattgaaaaagaaaatggacaAGAGCAGCAGCCCCGCAATCAGCCACAGGAGGACACTGAGGATCTTTTAAAACTCGAGACTTCTTTAGTCCCAGGCATCTCTGAAAATGGATTGCCTGTCATTCAAGACCATAGTAAATCCTTCCTTTTTTCTGAGACTGAAACAGAGCCAGAAAGTATTTCAGTTCGTTTGTAA